One region of Tamandua tetradactyla isolate mTamTet1 chromosome 6, mTamTet1.pri, whole genome shotgun sequence genomic DNA includes:
- the SSTR2 gene encoding somatostatin receptor type 2: MDMAYELLNGSQTWLSSPVDLSGSVAAANSSNQTEPYYDLTSNAVLTFIYFVVCIIGLCGNTLVIYVILRYAKMKTITNIYILNLAIADELFMLGLPFLAMQVALVHWPFGKAICRVVMTVDGINQFTSIFCLTVMSIDRYLAVVHPIKSAKWRRPRTAKMINVAVWGVSLLVILPIMICAGLRSNQWGRSSCTINWPGESGAWYTGFIIYAFILGFLVPLTIICLCYLFIIIKVKSSGIRVGSSKRKKSEKKVTRMVSIVVAVFIFCWLPFYIFNVSSVSVVINPTPALKGMFDFVVVLTYANSCANPILYAFLSDNFKKSFQNVLCLVKVSGTDDGERSDSKQDKSRLNETTETQRTLLNGDLQTSI; encoded by the coding sequence ATGGATATGGCATATGAGCTACTCAATGGGAGCCAAACATGGCTGTCCTCTCCAGTTGAcctcagtggctcagtggcagcagccAACAGCTCAAACCAAACAGAACCATACTATGACCTGACTAGCAATGCAGTCCTCACATTTATATATTTCGTGGTCTGCATCATTGGGTTGTGTGGCAACACACTTGTCATTTATGTCATCCTCCGCTATGCCAAGATGAAGACCATCACCAATATTTACATCCTCAATTTGGCCATTGCAGATGAACTCTTCATGCTGGGCCTGCCCTTCTTGGCCATGCAGGTGGCTCTGGTCCACTGGCCCTTTGGCAAGGCCATTTGCCGGGTAGTCATGACTGTGGATGGTATCAATCAGTTCACCAGCATCTTCTGCTTGACAGTCATGAGCATTGACCGATACCTGGCTGTGGTCCACCCCATCAAGTCGGCCAAGTGGAGGCGGCCCCGGACCGCCAAGATGATCAACGTGGCTGTGTGGGGAGTCTCTCTGCTGGTCATCTTGCCCATCATGATATGTGCTGGGCTTCGGAGCAACCAGTGGGGGAGAAGCAGCTGCACTATCAACTGGCCAGGTGAATCTGGGGCATGGTACACGGGATTCATTATCTATGCCTTCATCTTGGGGTTCCTGGTACCCCTCACCATCATTTGTCTTTGCTACCTGTTCATCATCATCAAGGTGAAGTCCTCTGGAATCCGAGTGGGTTCCTCCAAGAGGAAAAAGTCTGAGAAGAAGGTCACCCGGATGGTGTCCATAGTGGTGGCCGTTTTCATTTTCTGCTGGCTCCCATTCTACATATTCAACGTCTCTTCAGTTTCTGTGGTCATCAACCCTACCCCAGCCCTTAAAGGCATGTTTGACTTTGTGGTGGTCCTCACCTATGCTAACAGCTGTGCCAACCCCATCCTCTATGCCTTCTTGTCTGACAACTTCAAGAAGAGCTTCCAGAACGTCCTCTGCTTAGTCAAGGTGAGTGGCACAGATGATGGTGAACGGAGTGACAGTAAGCAGGACAAATCCCGGCTGAATGAGACCACAGAGACCCAGAGGACCCTCCTCAATGGAGACCTCCAGACCAGTATCTGA